The Deltaproteobacteria bacterium genome includes a region encoding these proteins:
- a CDS encoding ABC transporter permease has translation MEAVLGWPVGVSLPLRTILGTVILGILVCAIAAIPPARCAMQLAPADGLRCD, from the coding sequence ATGGAGGCCGTGCTCGGTTGGCCCGTCGGCGTGTCGCTCCCGTTGCGGACGATCCTCGGCACGGTGATCCTCGGGATCCTCGTGTGCGCCATTGCAGCCATCCCACCCGCGCGCTGCGCGATGCAGCTCGCTCCCGCTGACGGGCTTCGCTGCGATTAG